A single genomic interval of Methanomassiliicoccus sp. harbors:
- the pyrG gene encoding CTP synthase (glutamine hydrolyzing), with amino-acid sequence METMKYIFVTGGVISGLGKGITASSIGRLLKSRGLEVTAIKIDPYLNIDAGTMNPFEHGEVYVLDDGGEVDLDLGNYERFLDISLGSDHNVTTGKVYRTVIEKERAGEYLGKTVQIIPHITNEIKRRLMTVADASGADVCIVELGGTVGDIESMPFLEAVRQMNTEMGRGQNCLFVHTTLVPMLGTVGEQKTKPTQHSVKELRAIGIQPDIIVARACEPLEYSIKRKISLFCDVPLEAVVSAPDAKSIYEVPIVLEEQGLTDYILKRLSIDTQGKDLSAWREYLDRILYPSNTVRVAIVGKYTHLADSYLSHLEAFHHAGAELGTKIECRFFDSEKVEKDGISQELACCNAILIPGGFGSRGIEGKVMTARMAREKKIPYLGVCLGFQIATIEIARDLLDMKGAHTTELDPNTEFPVVDLLPEQRGVKDMGGSMRLGAQKVLVKEGSKAAALYGKTEIAERHRHRYEVNPDFIDRLESAGWEFTGRSEDGVKMEIGELKGHPYFVACQFHPEFKSRPKKPSPLHVGLIRAALEHKAQRVDRQVL; translated from the coding sequence ATGGAGACGATGAAATATATTTTCGTCACTGGTGGGGTCATTTCTGGATTGGGGAAGGGCATCACTGCTTCTTCCATCGGCCGACTCCTGAAATCTCGCGGCCTGGAAGTCACTGCCATCAAGATCGATCCCTATCTCAATATCGACGCCGGTACGATGAATCCATTCGAGCACGGCGAGGTGTACGTGCTCGATGACGGGGGCGAGGTGGACCTCGACCTCGGCAACTATGAACGATTCTTGGACATCAGCCTGGGGAGCGATCACAATGTCACCACCGGCAAGGTGTACCGCACGGTCATCGAGAAGGAGAGGGCCGGGGAGTATCTCGGTAAGACCGTGCAGATCATTCCGCACATCACCAACGAGATCAAGCGCCGCCTGATGACCGTGGCCGATGCGTCCGGGGCGGACGTGTGCATCGTCGAGCTCGGGGGCACGGTCGGCGACATCGAGTCCATGCCCTTCCTCGAGGCGGTAAGGCAGATGAACACCGAGATGGGGCGGGGTCAAAACTGCCTCTTCGTGCACACCACCCTGGTCCCTATGCTCGGTACTGTGGGAGAGCAGAAGACCAAGCCCACCCAGCACTCGGTGAAGGAGCTAAGGGCTATCGGCATCCAGCCGGACATCATCGTCGCCAGGGCGTGTGAGCCGCTCGAATACTCGATTAAGCGCAAGATCTCCCTGTTCTGCGATGTGCCGCTGGAAGCGGTCGTATCGGCACCGGATGCCAAGTCGATCTACGAGGTCCCCATCGTCCTCGAGGAGCAGGGCCTCACCGACTATATCCTGAAGCGGCTGAGCATCGATACCCAGGGGAAGGATCTCAGCGCGTGGAGGGAGTACCTCGACCGCATCCTGTACCCGTCGAACACCGTGCGGGTGGCCATCGTCGGCAAGTACACTCATCTCGCTGACAGTTATCTTTCGCATCTGGAGGCTTTCCATCACGCCGGGGCCGAACTGGGAACCAAGATCGAGTGTCGGTTCTTCGATTCCGAGAAGGTGGAGAAGGATGGGATATCGCAAGAGCTCGCCTGCTGCAACGCCATCCTCATCCCCGGAGGCTTCGGGAGCAGGGGCATCGAGGGCAAGGTCATGACCGCCCGGATGGCCAGGGAGAAGAAGATTCCCTACCTCGGAGTGTGCCTGGGCTTCCAGATCGCCACCATCGAGATCGCCCGGGACCTGTTGGACATGAAGGGGGCCCATACCACTGAGCTGGATCCCAACACCGAGTTCCCGGTGGTGGACCTCCTGCCGGAGCAGCGGGGAGTTAAGGACATGGGCGGCTCGATGAGGCTGGGGGCCCAGAAGGTCCTGGTCAAGGAAGGGTCCAAGGCCGCGGCGCTGTACGGCAAGACCGAGATCGCCGAGCGCCACCGGCACCGCTACGAGGTGAACCCCGATTTCATAGATCGCCTGGAGAGCGCGGGGTGGGAGTTCACTGGTCGGTCCGAGGACGGCGTGAAGATGGAGATAGGGGAGCTGAAGGGGCACCCGTATTTCGTGGCCTGCCAGTTCCACCCAGAGTTCAAGTCCCGGCCGAAGAAGCCTTCGCCCCTGCACGTCGGCCTCATCAGGGCGGCCCTGGAGCACAAGGCCCAGCGGGTGGACCGCCAGGTCCTCTGA
- a CDS encoding Ig-like domain-containing protein: MIAFPVMIIPDMGGARSEGHTLGDNVTSKTVNTTILGRFIENDGQWDPSVYFEATTEFGAAAFTSDGFSYLLPTPDGRYDVVTYSFINARQVRPDGITRLPSVSNYFLGNDSGSWHTGVSEYDGITYRDLWGGISISFYFVDGKLKYEVSVDSYADADLIAIRVDGGMISVQNGDMIITTTNNTLVDGSLTAFYKDGHDAIGASFAVSNNVYSFKLAGHDASRALVIDPLVYSTYLGGNGVETGYSIAVDASGCAYVTGQTSSSFPTTLGAYRTAYVGGSNDVFVSKFSTDGSKLLYSTYLGGSGDDCSYGISVDSSGCAYVTGRTDSSNFPTLNAYQATSKGSDDAFVTKLSADGSSLAYSTYLGGSGDDCSYGISVDSSGCAYVTGQTYSLGFPAFDYKILYGGSGDAFVTKLSADGSDILYSTFIGLLGSDCGYGISIDSSGCAYVTGKTNSLLFSTIGAFQTIYGGSVDAFVTKLSADGSKLLYSTYLGGNGEDCGYGIFVDSSGCAYVTGQTSSSIFPTLNAFQSASGGSPDAFVAKLSSDGFKLAYSTYLGGSGDDCGYGITVSGGSAFVVGYTESSDFPTRDADQAAYGGLGDAFVTKLSADGSNLIYSTYLGGGGSDCGYGISVDSSGCAYVTGQTNSSNFSHAGAYQIAYGGGSEDAFVLKVNPVRPPSAPTDLTAIPGKTNVSLSWEAPASIGPGVDYYLLYQNGVKVAQVTSTSYLASGLTTGQNYEFNVSAHNAGGAGANASIAILPKIYITVQATPSAHYANASTASSITVTVNSSSSLSSIGLSSANVSHYVNGALVGNNVIAANGKAYENTAPLDLAVGINLFVYTFNDSVGNSMSTSITVTYDVVDPSLSITSPSDGLLSSTDSVLMGWTATDDRSGIKAVEYNLDGAAWITTSATGNYAWNDLADGPHTFSLRVVDYAGNMNASEVGFTVDTTRPTLTILSPTNGSCVDASSLTVEWSGIDNGSGIAFYNVSIDGQTPVRAYEASRSFSSLTNGAHVVGISALDEAGNERYAEAAFIVDLVTPMVTILSPQNDTYNNTGSVTITWKADDTISGLDSVRYSLDGAGWIETADSQAIWSNLTSGVRVFYLWATDNAGNSNITSVTIVVDLVRPTMVIDAPGNRTYNNSGSVEVRWGASDDRSGIDHIEYRLDGGAWKDAGGAGYYLWSGLSDGEHTFSLRATDGAGNENTTLVVFIVDTVKPLLTIDSPANGSYVNTGSATVSWEGSDALSGIAYYDVAIDNGALVRSSGPDHTFDDLTDGPHHIRIIATDRSGNERMAEVNVTVDTIRPSLAIISPDGGTRVNSSALTVIWSASDENGVDYILVRIDGGAWQLLGAGDRTKILSLVDGEHVIDIDVFDAAQNVQGASVIVIVDTLAPTALISPSGNDVAIVSAISASFSEAMDESSVKMYVNGIDGALSWNGNMATLVRSFDLAYGSTYNVIVSGKDLAGNEMIRSWSFATLENEGIINGTLVDSDGNPVANATVLLSNGNSTITTSNGYFEFTNVTPGTYLLIITKDNVEIGRQNVSANAGEVTILVVVSSEHGGASDDEMPIVIGVVVVVAALFIIFLTTFHRKQEEEKK; the protein is encoded by the coding sequence TTGATCGCCTTCCCGGTCATGATCATTCCGGATATGGGGGGCGCTCGCTCCGAGGGCCACACGTTGGGCGACAACGTCACCTCCAAGACCGTAAACACCACGATCCTCGGCCGTTTTATTGAGAACGACGGCCAATGGGACCCGAGCGTTTATTTTGAAGCGACCACTGAATTCGGTGCGGCGGCGTTCACCTCTGACGGTTTCTCCTACCTTCTGCCGACACCCGATGGACGATATGATGTCGTCACTTACTCATTCATTAACGCCAGGCAGGTGAGACCGGACGGCATTACCAGGCTCCCTTCCGTATCCAATTATTTCCTCGGGAACGACTCAGGATCCTGGCACACTGGAGTCTCCGAATACGACGGGATAACATATCGTGATCTGTGGGGCGGCATCAGCATTTCATTCTACTTCGTCGATGGCAAGCTCAAGTATGAGGTCTCCGTGGATTCCTATGCTGACGCGGACCTCATCGCTATCCGGGTGGACGGTGGAATGATCTCGGTGCAGAACGGCGATATGATCATCACTACCACCAACAACACTCTCGTTGACGGCTCGCTCACGGCATTCTACAAGGACGGCCATGACGCGATAGGCGCGTCCTTCGCAGTGAGCAATAATGTATACTCTTTCAAACTGGCCGGACATGACGCCTCGAGGGCGCTGGTCATCGACCCCCTGGTATACTCCACCTATCTTGGCGGGAACGGCGTCGAAACCGGATACAGTATCGCGGTAGATGCTTCGGGTTGCGCGTACGTGACCGGGCAGACCTCGTCCTCCTTCCCCACGACCCTGGGTGCATACCGCACCGCCTACGTCGGCGGTTCAAACGACGTGTTCGTCAGCAAGTTCAGTACTGACGGTTCAAAGCTCCTGTACTCCACGTACCTCGGGGGTAGCGGAGACGATTGCAGCTATGGTATCTCCGTCGACTCATCGGGCTGCGCGTACGTGACTGGGCGCACCGATTCATCGAACTTCCCCACTCTCAATGCATACCAGGCCACGTCCAAGGGCTCGGACGATGCCTTCGTGACCAAGCTCAGTGCAGACGGTTCCAGTTTAGCATACTCCACGTACCTCGGCGGTAGCGGAGACGATTGCAGCTATGGTATCTCCGTCGACTCATCGGGCTGCGCGTACGTGACCGGACAAACCTATTCACTGGGCTTTCCCGCCTTTGACTACAAGATCCTCTATGGCGGTTCGGGCGATGCCTTCGTGACCAAGCTCAGTGCAGACGGCTCAGACATCTTGTATTCCACGTTCATCGGCTTATTGGGTTCCGATTGCGGTTATGGGATTTCCATAGACTCATCGGGCTGCGCGTACGTGACCGGGAAAACCAACTCGCTTCTCTTCTCAACGATAGGCGCGTTCCAGACCATCTACGGTGGTTCGGTCGATGCCTTCGTGACCAAGCTCAGCGCCGATGGCTCAAAGCTCCTATACTCCACATATCTCGGAGGGAACGGGGAAGACTGTGGTTACGGCATCTTCGTCGACTCGTCGGGATGCGCATACGTCACCGGACAAACATCCTCATCCATCTTCCCAACACTGAACGCATTCCAGAGCGCATCCGGCGGATCGCCGGACGCATTTGTGGCCAAGCTAAGTTCTGACGGTTTCAAGCTGGCATATTCCACGTACCTCGGCGGTAGCGGAGACGACTGCGGCTACGGCATCACTGTCTCCGGGGGAAGCGCGTTCGTGGTCGGGTACACCGAGTCATCCGACTTTCCGACCAGGGATGCGGACCAGGCCGCCTATGGCGGTTTGGGCGATGCCTTCGTGACCAAGCTCAGTGCAGACGGTTCAAATCTCATATATTCCACATACCTCGGCGGGGGAGGTTCCGATTGCGGCTATGGTATCTCTGTCGACTCATCGGGATGCGCGTACGTCACCGGACAAACCAATTCATCGAACTTTTCCCACGCTGGTGCTTACCAGATCGCATACGGTGGGGGTTCGGAGGATGCTTTCGTCCTCAAAGTAAACCCAGTTCGTCCCCCCAGCGCTCCGACCGATCTGACGGCCATACCGGGCAAGACCAATGTCTCCCTTTCCTGGGAGGCACCCGCAAGCATCGGTCCCGGTGTTGATTATTACCTTCTTTATCAGAATGGGGTGAAGGTCGCCCAGGTGACCTCGACTTCTTACCTGGCATCTGGTCTGACCACGGGCCAAAACTATGAGTTCAACGTATCGGCGCATAACGCGGGCGGGGCCGGTGCCAATGCTAGCATCGCAATCTTGCCGAAGATCTACATTACGGTACAAGCGACACCGTCGGCGCATTATGCCAACGCCTCCACCGCATCATCGATAACCGTGACGGTGAATTCCTCGAGCAGCCTGTCTTCGATTGGGCTATCGAGCGCAAATGTCAGCCACTATGTGAACGGTGCTCTCGTGGGTAACAACGTCATAGCTGCCAACGGGAAAGCGTATGAGAACACCGCACCGCTGGATCTGGCGGTCGGCATCAACCTATTCGTGTACACTTTCAACGATAGCGTGGGTAACTCGATGAGCACCAGCATAACCGTCACCTATGACGTGGTCGATCCTTCGTTATCGATCACTTCACCTTCCGATGGCTTGTTGAGCAGCACTGACAGCGTGTTGATGGGATGGACCGCCACCGATGACCGATCCGGCATCAAGGCTGTCGAATACAACCTTGATGGGGCAGCCTGGATCACTACAAGTGCCACTGGCAATTATGCGTGGAACGATCTTGCGGACGGCCCCCACACCTTTTCTCTCAGGGTCGTCGACTACGCTGGAAACATGAACGCCAGCGAAGTGGGGTTCACGGTAGATACGACCAGGCCTACCTTGACGATCCTATCGCCGACAAACGGCTCGTGCGTCGATGCGAGCTCGCTGACCGTGGAATGGTCCGGAATCGACAATGGTTCAGGCATCGCCTTCTACAATGTCAGCATAGACGGACAGACGCCAGTAAGGGCCTATGAGGCGAGCCGTTCGTTCAGCAGCCTCACGAATGGGGCTCACGTCGTTGGCATCTCTGCGTTGGATGAGGCGGGCAACGAGCGGTACGCTGAGGCGGCGTTCATCGTTGACCTCGTTACGCCAATGGTAACGATACTCTCGCCTCAGAACGATACGTACAATAACACCGGTTCTGTAACCATCACGTGGAAGGCCGACGACACGATATCCGGCCTGGATTCGGTGAGATACAGTCTGGACGGAGCCGGCTGGATTGAGACCGCCGACTCACAGGCCATCTGGTCAAACCTCACCAGCGGCGTCCGCGTCTTCTATCTATGGGCAACCGACAACGCGGGGAACAGCAACATCACGTCCGTGACCATCGTCGTGGATTTGGTCAGACCAACAATGGTCATTGATGCTCCGGGCAACCGCACCTACAATAACAGCGGGAGCGTAGAGGTCAGATGGGGCGCCAGCGATGACCGATCCGGCATCGATCATATTGAATACCGCCTCGATGGCGGGGCCTGGAAGGATGCCGGCGGAGCGGGATACTATCTCTGGTCCGGCCTATCTGATGGTGAGCATACCTTCTCGCTGAGAGCGACCGACGGCGCTGGCAACGAGAACACCACGCTTGTCGTGTTCATTGTCGATACGGTCAAGCCGTTACTAACGATCGATTCTCCTGCCAACGGCTCATATGTTAACACGGGCTCGGCGACAGTATCGTGGGAAGGAAGCGATGCTCTCTCCGGGATCGCCTACTATGATGTCGCGATCGATAACGGCGCTTTGGTCCGGTCGTCTGGACCAGACCATACCTTCGATGACCTTACCGATGGGCCTCATCATATCAGGATAATAGCGACGGACAGATCAGGAAATGAGAGGATGGCTGAGGTCAATGTCACTGTCGACACGATAAGGCCCAGCCTCGCCATCATCTCACCGGACGGAGGAACAAGGGTCAACTCATCAGCGCTGACGGTCATCTGGTCGGCCTCCGACGAAAATGGAGTGGATTACATCCTCGTTCGCATTGATGGCGGTGCATGGCAACTCCTCGGGGCGGGCGACCGTACCAAGATCCTCAGCCTTGTGGACGGCGAACATGTGATCGACATCGATGTTTTCGATGCTGCTCAAAATGTTCAGGGAGCTAGCGTGATCGTGATCGTTGATACTCTCGCCCCGACGGCGCTGATATCGCCGAGCGGGAACGACGTTGCGATCGTCTCCGCGATTAGCGCATCGTTCTCCGAAGCGATGGATGAGAGCTCAGTGAAGATGTATGTTAACGGCATCGACGGCGCATTGTCATGGAACGGCAATATGGCCACCCTCGTTCGGTCCTTCGACCTCGCTTACGGCTCCACTTACAATGTGATTGTCAGCGGTAAAGACCTGGCCGGGAATGAGATGATCCGCTCGTGGTCCTTCGCGACCCTGGAGAACGAAGGCATCATCAATGGAACGCTGGTGGATTCAGACGGCAACCCGGTCGCTAACGCGACCGTCTTGCTCAGCAATGGCAATAGTACCATCACCACCTCGAACGGATACTTCGAATTCACCAATGTTACTCCTGGAACTTATCTTTTAATCATTACCAAAGATAATGTGGAGATAGGTAGGCAGAACGTCTCGGCGAATGCCGGTGAGGTCACCATCCTGGTCGTAGTAAGTTCGGAGCACGGCGGAGCCTCTGACGACGAGATGCCAATAGTCATTGGAGTCGTAGTGGTAGTTGCCGCCCTATTCATAATATTCCTAACCACATTCCATCGAAAACAAGAGGAGGAGAAAAAATAG
- a CDS encoding DUF1254 domain-containing protein, with protein MRSAHLVQSPRSPSSKVDVQEIHEIGIEAYHYLYPLILMDITRRVTTNHEPGTGPSLGMMNAFSHMSAFPRADFREVVRPNFDTLYSSAWLDLTEEPMVVTAPDTAGRYYLLPMLDMWTDVFAVPGKRTSGTGEGHWAVVPPRWSGSLPDGMLRIEAPTPYVWIIGRTQTNGPKDYDAVHEVQSGFLITPLSQWGKPPSITKTRSDPGVDMQTPPMVQVATMSSPDYFSYGAELMKLHPPHSTDWSQIERFRRIGLEPGKSFDLDGTAPEIKDALEKATADGLKGIREGISSFAPIVNGWQMIAEGVGVYGNAYFKRAIIAMIGLGANPPEDAIYLVGLADAGGNPLDGSNRYVLHFDRDELPPMEAFWSLTMYDSEGFQVANGLDRFAIGDRDDLIYSEDGSLDIYIQSESPGADKESNWLPSPANGRLGLTMRIYAPKARALDGRWVPPSVRRS; from the coding sequence GTGAGAAGCGCCCACCTAGTGCAATCGCCCCGATCTCCAAGCTCCAAGGTCGACGTGCAAGAGATCCATGAGATCGGCATCGAAGCTTACCACTACCTCTATCCGCTCATCCTCATGGACATCACTAGGCGAGTCACGACTAACCACGAGCCAGGGACCGGACCGAGTTTGGGAATGATGAATGCCTTCTCTCACATGTCCGCCTTCCCTAGAGCGGACTTCCGAGAGGTAGTGCGTCCCAATTTCGACACTCTCTATTCGAGCGCCTGGCTCGACCTGACCGAAGAGCCGATGGTCGTCACCGCCCCCGATACCGCCGGCCGCTACTATCTTCTCCCCATGCTGGACATGTGGACAGATGTGTTCGCCGTCCCCGGGAAGAGGACGAGCGGCACCGGGGAGGGGCATTGGGCAGTCGTCCCTCCTCGCTGGAGCGGATCGTTGCCGGACGGCATGCTGCGCATCGAGGCTCCCACCCCCTATGTGTGGATCATTGGTCGGACCCAGACCAACGGGCCGAAGGACTACGATGCCGTGCATGAGGTCCAGTCAGGATTCTTGATAACTCCCCTCTCCCAGTGGGGCAAGCCACCATCGATAACCAAAACGAGAAGCGACCCTGGCGTGGACATGCAAACCCCGCCCATGGTGCAGGTGGCCACCATGTCCTCTCCAGACTACTTCTCCTACGGTGCGGAGCTGATGAAGCTGCATCCTCCTCACTCCACTGATTGGTCCCAGATCGAACGGTTCCGACGGATAGGGCTCGAGCCGGGGAAGAGCTTCGATCTGGACGGGACAGCTCCCGAAATCAAGGATGCGCTCGAGAAGGCTACCGCGGACGGCCTGAAAGGGATCAGGGAAGGGATCTCATCATTCGCGCCGATCGTCAACGGTTGGCAGATGATCGCCGAAGGAGTGGGGGTGTACGGGAACGCTTACTTCAAGCGCGCCATCATTGCGATGATCGGCCTCGGGGCGAACCCTCCGGAGGATGCGATCTACCTCGTGGGCCTGGCCGATGCAGGCGGCAATCCTCTCGATGGCTCGAACAGGTACGTCTTGCACTTCGACCGGGACGAGCTACCGCCGATGGAGGCGTTCTGGTCACTGACGATGTACGACTCGGAGGGGTTCCAGGTCGCCAACGGCCTGGATCGTTTTGCCATAGGGGACCGCGACGACCTGATATACAGCGAGGATGGTTCCCTGGACATATACATCCAGAGCGAATCCCCGGGAGCGGACAAGGAATCTAATTGGCTGCCTTCCCCCGCTAACGGGCGGTTGGGGCTTACCATGCGCATCTATGCTCCGAAGGCTCGGGCCCTTGATGGGAGATGGGTGCCGCCCTCGGTGAGGAGGTCATAG
- a CDS encoding MtaA/CmuA family methyltransferase: MTPTRRALAAVLGGRVDYVPPANPLAQTTNELMRFANAEWPKAHFDAKMMADLAAAPYEVCGIEAARPQFDISLEAEVLGCKLDWNKPDRPPVMGPAYIDPGDITWPDNLEEAGRIPHVLGAIDILRKRYDGNLPIIPVLTAPFTVAGHIAGVENLVMMTVTDPDKAHTFINAATDFCIEYGRLQTAYGAHMLFPADPSASGDLISGETYKEFVLPYHRRMAAEISCPQILHICGNTRALLPYIRESNIDCFSFDSVPAWYVRKTLGNRMSILGSLDVIDLMPNGTPEQVYARTVECIRQGVDVVGSACDVSYGTSLDNLKAYVRACRETPIPDYDDVESMVREIGAGKARRMRAESLGGGM; encoded by the coding sequence ATGACACCGACACGTAGAGCACTCGCTGCAGTTCTCGGAGGAAGGGTGGACTATGTTCCGCCCGCGAATCCTCTCGCACAGACGACGAACGAACTTATGAGGTTCGCAAACGCAGAGTGGCCCAAGGCCCATTTCGACGCAAAGATGATGGCCGATCTGGCTGCGGCACCTTATGAGGTGTGCGGTATCGAGGCCGCCAGGCCGCAGTTCGATATTTCTTTGGAGGCCGAAGTCCTGGGGTGCAAGCTGGACTGGAACAAACCAGATAGGCCCCCGGTGATGGGGCCAGCCTACATTGATCCCGGGGACATCACCTGGCCCGATAATTTGGAGGAAGCAGGAAGGATCCCTCATGTGCTAGGCGCCATAGACATATTGCGCAAGCGATATGACGGCAACCTACCGATCATTCCCGTCCTGACGGCCCCCTTCACGGTGGCCGGACACATCGCGGGGGTGGAGAACCTGGTGATGATGACCGTGACCGATCCAGATAAGGCTCATACGTTCATCAATGCAGCCACTGATTTCTGCATCGAGTATGGGAGGTTGCAGACCGCCTACGGGGCGCACATGCTATTCCCGGCCGACCCCTCGGCCTCGGGGGATCTGATCTCCGGAGAAACATACAAGGAGTTCGTTCTCCCGTACCACAGGAGGATGGCCGCTGAGATCAGTTGCCCTCAGATCCTTCATATCTGCGGCAATACTCGGGCCTTATTACCTTACATCCGGGAGAGCAACATCGACTGCTTCTCCTTCGACAGCGTACCCGCATGGTACGTCCGCAAGACCCTGGGCAACCGGATGTCCATCCTGGGGAGCTTGGATGTCATCGACCTCATGCCTAACGGCACCCCGGAGCAGGTTTACGCCCGTACGGTGGAATGCATCCGACAGGGTGTGGATGTCGTGGGCTCGGCCTGTGATGTGTCCTATGGAACTTCCCTGGACAACCTAAAGGCGTACGTGCGAGCGTGCAGAGAGACCCCCATCCCGGATTATGATGACGTCGAGTCGATGGTCCGCGAGATCGGGGCGGGCAAAGCCAGGAGGATGAGGGCCGAGAGTCTCGGAGGTGGTATGTAA
- a CDS encoding corrinoid protein, producing the protein MVRHMDVLVEEMLELRARDPARYRRLIQEGMLVELGFDVTTGDSKMPTVEEIRAKYRPHEASYAAIAESVIAGNRARVKELISSSLDQGKDPVDLVTNALMPGIQTQCELYDLGKAFVPEILMSNDAMQGGIQLCQAKLGDIPKKGKLATFVAEGDLHDIGKNIVAAILRANGFDVLDLGRDVPTAKVVATARENGLQMISGSTLMSTTKAGLKRTAETLEEEGVNVPLACGGAAVSKSFVDTFGNSVYGRSPLDAVKIASEICSGKDWKETRNALH; encoded by the coding sequence ATGGTCAGGCACATGGATGTGTTGGTAGAAGAAATGCTGGAGTTGAGGGCAAGAGACCCTGCACGTTACCGGCGGCTCATCCAAGAGGGCATGCTGGTTGAGCTGGGCTTCGACGTGACGACCGGAGATTCCAAGATGCCTACGGTCGAAGAGATCAGGGCCAAGTACCGCCCCCATGAGGCATCCTACGCCGCCATAGCTGAGTCAGTCATCGCTGGCAACCGGGCAAGGGTAAAGGAATTGATCTCCTCCTCACTGGACCAGGGCAAGGATCCGGTGGACCTGGTCACCAACGCGCTGATGCCGGGCATTCAGACCCAGTGCGAACTGTACGATCTGGGTAAGGCGTTCGTGCCGGAGATACTGATGTCTAATGACGCCATGCAGGGCGGCATCCAGCTTTGCCAGGCGAAATTAGGAGACATTCCCAAGAAAGGCAAGCTCGCCACCTTCGTGGCCGAGGGCGACCTCCACGATATCGGCAAGAACATAGTGGCGGCCATCCTGAGGGCCAACGGCTTTGACGTCCTCGATCTGGGGAGGGACGTCCCCACCGCTAAGGTGGTGGCCACGGCCAGGGAGAATGGGCTGCAGATGATCAGCGGCTCTACCCTGATGAGCACGACCAAGGCCGGTCTGAAGAGAACGGCCGAGACTCTTGAAGAGGAGGGTGTCAACGTTCCCCTAGCCTGCGGTGGAGCGGCTGTATCCAAGAGTTTCGTGGATACTTTCGGCAACTCCGTTTACGGGAGGTCTCCGCTGGATGCGGTCAAGATCGCCTCGGAGATCTGCTCGGGCAAAGACTGGAAGGAGACCCGGAACGCCCTCCACTAG
- a CDS encoding 4Fe-4S binding protein → MSPDTMFGAMEIKELTDGLLKLSEDLGADLFGIAPAEGFLDDSYRGGRPQAIMSDCRAVVVVGVALLQGSIEPLPQGRGEYTNSLLAATVRLRQISFDLGRWLERRGHQATIEPAEGSEFGYWYADRETLRGGISLRYAAYLAGLGQYGLSQNLITDQYGPRVRFMGIITDADLGPTDRERSLLSEKCKDCRRCVEACPVGALSASGEIDRHRCKEYMFGELGGLRCGMCLKACPVKRPLG, encoded by the coding sequence ATGTCTCCCGACACCATGTTCGGGGCGATGGAGATAAAGGAGTTGACCGATGGGCTGTTGAAGTTGAGCGAGGACCTGGGTGCCGACCTGTTCGGGATCGCCCCGGCCGAGGGGTTCCTCGACGACAGCTACAGGGGCGGCCGACCCCAAGCCATCATGTCCGATTGCCGCGCGGTGGTCGTGGTAGGGGTCGCCCTGCTCCAAGGGTCCATCGAGCCCCTGCCCCAGGGGCGGGGAGAGTACACCAACTCGCTGCTCGCCGCCACGGTTCGTCTGCGGCAGATATCCTTCGATCTCGGACGGTGGCTAGAGCGGCGGGGACACCAAGCGACGATCGAGCCCGCGGAAGGGAGCGAGTTCGGTTACTGGTACGCAGACCGGGAGACGCTCAGGGGCGGCATATCGCTGCGCTACGCCGCATATTTGGCCGGACTGGGGCAGTACGGTCTGAGCCAGAACTTGATTACCGACCAGTACGGGCCCCGTGTCCGGTTCATGGGCATAATCACCGACGCCGACCTCGGGCCCACCGACCGGGAACGAAGCCTGCTGAGCGAGAAGTGCAAGGATTGCCGCCGATGCGTCGAGGCCTGTCCGGTGGGTGCCTTATCGGCTTCCGGAGAGATCGATCGCCATAGGTGCAAGGAGTACATGTTCGGCGAGTTGGGGGGACTGCGATGCGGGATGTGCCTCAAGGCCTGCCCGGTGAAGCGCCCGCTGGGCTGA